Proteins from one Triticum aestivum cultivar Chinese Spring chromosome 7A, IWGSC CS RefSeq v2.1, whole genome shotgun sequence genomic window:
- the LOC123153571 gene encoding zinc transporter 10, which translates to MTTCAALMQWIPCVHGCKLCPESQLSTLNSHPIVLRDKSKTTAFVGRRSSRDQEMEPYVALLAYLQRFAASVSAASCDAEATGDGGGDVCRNEAAALQLKIVAVAAILVSSAAGVAIPLVGHRWRGGVRAGEGGWAFLLAKAFAAGVVLGTGYVHMMHDAEEKFLDPCLPDSSPWRQFPFAGSVAMLASLVTLVVDFIGTQFYERKQRDMAAAASATTSAQHETGSPLLEDGRTTGGEKCKADLGHSHAHVYEGVVHNGHGHENEEGPSQARQVVVSQILELGIVSHSVIIGLSLGISQSTCTIKPLVAALSFHQFFEGFALGDCISQAQLKDLSMLLMAFFFAITTPAGIAAGSAMASFYNPYSPRALVVEGILNAMSAGVLIYMALVDLIAADFLGRRMSNNPTILQVGAYVSLFLGAIAMASLAIWT; encoded by the exons ATGACAACATGCGCCGCGCTGATGCAGTGGATACCATGTGTTCATGGCTGTAAACTCTGCCCGGAGTCTCAACTCTCAACTCTCAACTCGCATCCGATTGTTCTGCGGGACAAGAGCAAGACGACCGCATTCGTCGGCCGGCGTTCGTCGAGAGACCAGGAAATGGAGCCGTACGTCGCCCTCTTGGCCTACCTACAACGGTTCGCAG CTTCGGTTTCCGCGGCGAGCTGCGACGCGGAGGCGACGGGGGATGGCGGCGGCGATGTCTGCCGCaacgaggcggcggcgctgcagctCAAGATAGTCGCCGTCGCCGCTATCCTTGTCTCGAGCGCCGCCGGCGTCGCCATCCCGCTCGTCGGCCACAGGTGGCGTGGCGGGGTTCGAGCCGGTGAGGGCGGGTGGGCGTTCCTGCTCGCCAAGGCGTTCGCGGCGGGGGTAGTCCTGGGCACGGGGTACGTGCACATGATGCACGACGCGGAGGAGAAATTCTTGGACCCGTGCCTCCCGGACTCGTCGCCGTGGCGGCAGTTCCCCTTCGCGGGCTCTGTCGCCATGCTCGCCAGCCTCGTCACGCTCGTGGTCGACTTCATCGGCACACAGTTTTACGAGCGTAAGCAGCGCGATATGGCCGCTGCCGCCTCCGCCACAACGAGCGCCCAACATGAGACGGGGTCGCCACTGCTGGAGGACGGGAGGACTACAGGGGGCGAGAAGTGTAAAGCCGACCTTGGGCACAGCCATGCGCACGTCTACGAAGGAGTAGTGCACAACGGCCATGGCCACGAGAACGAGGAGGGCCCGTCCCAAGCTCGTCAAGTGGTGGTTTCGCAG ATTTTGGAACTTGGAATTGTATCACACTCGGTGATCATCGGGCTATCACTAGGTATTTCGCAGAGCACGTGTACAATCAAGCCTCTGGTTGCTGCCCTCTCCTTCCACCAGTTCTTTGAGGGTTTTGCACTGGGTGACTGCATTTCTCAG GCTCAGCTGAAGGATCTCTCTATGCTTTTGATGGCGTTCTTCTTTGCCATCACAACACCCGCCGGGATCGCTGCAGGCTCCGCCATGGCATCATTCTACAACCCGTACAGCCCCCGTGCTTTGGTGGTGGAGGGTATTCTTAATGCCATGTCGGCTGGTGTACTGATCTATATGGCACTGGTGGATCTCATCGCGGCTGATTTTCTTGGTCGGAGGATGAGCAACAACCCGACCATCTTGCAGGTTGGTGCATATGTCTCCCTGTTTCTTGGGGCCATAGCCATGGCATCCCTTGCTATCTGGACTTAG